From Xiphophorus hellerii strain 12219 chromosome 6, Xiphophorus_hellerii-4.1, whole genome shotgun sequence, the proteins below share one genomic window:
- the LOC116721148 gene encoding leucine rich adaptor protein 1-like: protein MIFRDSEEGGPREFTRIDLPAPQPEINLRGEMAEEVLNEFYPDLNELESKVGRKTPESLLAWMKDAADREGWTADPSGPSDHTSDGLSDKINTLKQEMRWLRCADVRILRQLVAVHEGIEAMRWLMEERGLQTSRCSSLSGSLSSLVTIEEHVPSTSPCREDPTPAFPQSIRLAANTKPADQNPSETSEPQSPSKSILVESHTQGPLSAANSLLSADAPKSEAPESGSARFHIRNGAETIKRALLRSSRRKQLKAAGQDAGEKNSERPTQQSLSVFKRQEVKKDEDEEESSAGGEKDLLGYDAQWSWVESKDDVTFL, encoded by the exons ATGATTTTCCGGGACTCTGAGGAAGGAGGTCCGAGAGAGTTCACGCGCATAGACCTTCCAGCTCCGCAGCCAGAGATTAATCTGCGGGGAGAGATGGCGGAGGAAGTCCTCAACGAGTTCTACCCGGATTTAAACGAGCTGGAGAGCAAGGTCGGGAGGAAAACGCCGGAGAGTCTCCTGGCTTGGATGAAGGACGCCGCGGACCGCGAGGGATGGACGGCTGACCCGTCGGGCCCCTCGGATCACACCTCGGATGGCTTATCAGATAAAATCAACACCTTAAAACAAGAGATG CGGTGGCTCCGCTGTGCCGACGTGAGGATCCTGCGGCAGCTGGTGGCCGTGCACGAAGGCATCGAGGCCATGCGCTGGCTGATGGAGGAGAGGGGCCTCCAAACCAGCCGGTGCAGCAGCTTATCAGGCAGCCTGAGCAGCTTGGTGACCATCGAGGAGCACGTTCCCTCAACGTCTCCCTGCAG AGAAGACCCAACTCCTGCCTTCCCTCAGAGCATAAGGCTAGCAGCCAATACAAAACCAGCAGATCAAAACCCATCTGAGACGTCTGAACCCCAGTCTCCCTCCAAATCAATCCTAGTTGAAAGTCACACTCAGGGTCCGCTTTCCGCCGCCAACAGTTTGCTCAGCGCTGACGCACCCAAGTCGGAAGCTCCGGAGTCGGGTTCGGCGCGGTTCCACATCAGAAACGGCGCCGAGACCATCAAGAGAGCTCTGCTCAGGTCCAGCAGAAGAAAGCAACTGAAAGCTGCCGGCCAGGATGCAGGAGAGAAAAACTCTGAACGTCCAACTCAGCAGAGTTTATCTGTGTTCaagagacaggaagtgaagaaggacgaggatgaggaggagagtTCAGCTGGTGGGGAGAAAGACTTACTGGGTTATGATGCTCAGTGGTCCTGGGTGGAGTCCAAGGATGATGTCACATTTTTATGA
- the pgap6 gene encoding post-GPI attachment to proteins factor 6 isoform X2 has product MEACFLRWLLFVALTAWTLGDDGQVTFESELSSKPAQKLSKYGWYANVRLQRFHIPEQTAIARWLFSVKKGHSFNCGQHNVSIHLRWGAPPVINPTETVFPNATLWGPSLSLTLPVTSQSSTTFNLSDPAPGDWFVAAHLPEDDGRIEQKGFPSCSYYFQPQLSVRRAADTPVLHQGTVLTQTAAPDRPARLKLFVPEFTSSLSVSVAECSSGEASEGAGCSLLLRLGSATLQHGQTELNCSGVSCSASLSNPPWDSWLRVVVESSQVNRTVTFRVGFNYTVGCKPKSVGLTADDDITKLLGKSSVSNATATGNGSAPAPPASACVWSVPVLYEELDVLSLRYTPINGSNVSVTETHPTLLTYPLPPQATGGTLNLQLTLNSTNATLGNNSIVACFSAWAPVLQLNHSEPCRTALFGGYAVGINVSVPKAVVRLPFPQSTTWYLTLQLLCNSSDCGNASVVYVVPEVSVSACVDDCGPYGECRLLRSYTYLYSACVCSAGWKGWGCTDGSTAQSYARQLTATMLLTLSNLFFLPAIVVAIRRSYITEAFVYLFTMSFSTFYHACDQPGAVVLCIMDYDALQYCDFLGSICSIWVTILCMARLGDTAKYTLFLLGALLIAMSMQLDRKGLWNLLGPILCAILLMVTSWVYRGVRRRHCYPPSWRRWVFYLLPGALCALIGVCLYVFAETESNYYYTHSLWHILVASCVVFLLPPREKDRKALGWSRGFSWSWRWSWRPRVWVQLEEFKTPDEI; this is encoded by the exons ATGGAGGCCTGCTTTCTGCGCTGGTTGCTGTTCGTCGCGCTGACAGCCTGGACGTTAGGAGACG ACGGACAAGTGACTTTTGAGTCCGAGCTGTCGTCCAAACCCGCTCAGAAGTTGTCAAAGTATGGCTGGTACGCCAACGTCAGGCTGCAGAGGTTCCACATACCGGAGCAGACCGCCATCGCTCGCTGGCTCTTCTCAGTCAAAAAGGGCCACAGCTTCAACTGTGGGCAGCACAATGTCAGCAT ccaCCTCCGATGGGGCGCCCCTCCCGTCATAAACCCAACAGAGACTGTGTTTCCAAATGCCACGCTGTGGGGCCCCTCCTTGTCCCTGACTCTACCGGTAACCTCCCAGAGCTCCACGACCTTTAACCTCTCCGATCCGGCCCCAGGGGACTGGTTTGTCGCTGCGCATTTACCGGAGGACGACGGGCGCATAGAGCAGAAG GGGTTCCCGTCCTGCTCCTATTACTTCCAGCCCCAGCTGTCGGTCAGGAGAGCGGCGGACACGCCCGTTCTGCACCAGGGAACCGTCCTGACTCAAACCGCAGCCCCCGACAGACCCGCACGTCTCAA GTTGTTTGTGCCAGAGTTTACCTCGTCTCTCTCGGTTTCCGTGGCCGAGTGCTCGTCCGGCGAGGCGTCGGAGGGCGCGGGCTGCTCGCTGCTCCTCAGGCTGGGCTCGGCGACCCTGCAGCACGGCCAGACGGAGCTGAACTGCTCCGGCGTCAGCTGCTCCGCGTCCCTCTCTAACCCTCCGTGGGACTCGTGGCTGCGGGTCGTTGTGGAGAGCAGCCAAGTCAACCGAACTGTAACCTTCAGGGTTGGATTCAACTACACAG TGGGATGTAAGCCAAAGAGCGTAGGCCTCACAGCGGACGATGACATCACAAAGCTACTCGGCAAGAGCAGCGTCTCCAACGCCACGGCGACGGGGAACGGCTCGGCGCCGGCTCCTCCGGCGTCCGCGTGCGTGTGGAGCGTCCCCGTGCTCTACGAGGAGCTGGACGTTCTGTCGCTGCGGTACACCCCCATCAACGGCTCCAACGTCAGCGTCACGGAAACGCACCCGACGCTGCTCACCTACCCGCTGCCCCCGCAGGCCACCGGGGGAACGCTCAACCTGCAGCTCACGCTCAATTCT ACTAATGCAACTTTGGGGAATAACAGCATCGTGGCCTGTTTCTCTGCCTGGGCTCCAGTCCTCCAACTCAACCACTCTGAACCCTGCAGAACAG CTTTGTTTGGGGGATACGCCGTCGGGATCAATGTCAGCGTCCCTAAAGCTGTGGTCAGGCTGCCTTTTCCTCAGTCCACAACATGGTACCTCACCCTGCAGCTCCTATGCAACAG CAGTGACTGCGGTAACGCCTCGGTGGTGTATGTGGTCCCGGAGGTGTCCGTCAGCGCCTGTGTGGACGACTGCGGGCCGTATGGTGAATGTAGGCTGCTGAGATCCTACACATACCTGTACTCTGCCTGTGTTTGCTCtgcag GCTGGAAAGGTTGGGGCTGCACCGACGGCTCCACCGCTCAGTCGTACGCCCGCCAGCTGACGGCAACCATGTTGCTGACGCTCAGCAACCTGTTCTTCCTGCCCGCCATCGTGGTCGCCATCAGACGCTCCTACATCACCGAGGCCTTCGTCTACCTCTTCACCATGTCCTTCTCTACG TTCTACCACGCCTGCGACCAGCCAGGCGCTGTGGTCCTGTGCATCATGGACTACGACGCCCTGCAGTACTGCGACTTCCTCGGCTCCATCTGCTCCATCTGGGTCACCATCCTCTGCATGGCTCGCCTGGGAGACACAGCCAAATAC ACTCTGTTTCTGCTCGGGGCCTTGCTCATAGCCATGTCAATGCAGCTGGACCGCAAGGGCCTGTGGAACCTGCTGGGCCCCATCCTCTGTGCCATACTTCTCATGGTCACTTCCTGG GTGTACAGGGGCGTCCGCCGGCGACACTGCTACCCGCCCTCCTGGCGCCGCTGGGTCTTCTACCTCCTGCCCGGAGCGCTGTGCGCCCTCATCGGAGTGTGCCTGTACGTCTTCGCCGAGACGGAGAGCAACTACTACTACACGCACTCGCTGTGGCACATCCTGGTGGCCAGCTGCGTGGTGTTCCTGCTGCCGCCGAGGGAGAAGGACCGGAAGGCGCTGGGCTGGAGCCGGGGCTTCAGCtggagctggaggtggagctggAGGCCGCGG
- the pgap6 gene encoding post-GPI attachment to proteins factor 6 isoform X1, which translates to MEACFLRWLLFVALTAWTLGDDGQVTFESELSSKPAQKLSKYGWYANVRLQRFHIPEQTAIARWLFSVKKGHSFNCGQHNVSIHLRWGAPPVINPTETVFPNATLWGPSLSLTLPVTSQSSTTFNLSDPAPGDWFVAAHLPEDDGRIEQKGFPSCSYYFQPQLSVRRAADTPVLHQGTVLTQTAAPDRPARLKLFVPEFTSSLSVSVAECSSGEASEGAGCSLLLRLGSATLQHGQTELNCSGVSCSASLSNPPWDSWLRVVVESSQVNRTVTFRVGFNYTVGCKPKSVGLTADDDITKLLGKSSVSNATATGNGSAPAPPASACVWSVPVLYEELDVLSLRYTPINGSNVSVTETHPTLLTYPLPPQATGGTLNLQLTLNSTNATLGNNSIVACFSAWAPVLQLNHSEPCRTALFGGYAVGINVSVPKAVVRLPFPQSTTWYLTLQLLCNSSDCGNASVVYVVPEVSVSACVDDCGPYGECRLLRSYTYLYSACVCSAGWKGWGCTDGSTAQSYARQLTATMLLTLSNLFFLPAIVVAIRRSYITEAFVYLFTMSFSTFYHACDQPGAVVLCIMDYDALQYCDFLGSICSIWVTILCMARLGDTAKYTLFLLGALLIAMSMQLDRKGLWNLLGPILCAILLMVTSWVYRGVRRRHCYPPSWRRWVFYLLPGALCALIGVCLYVFAETESNYYYTHSLWHILVASCVVFLLPPREKDRKALGWSRGFSWSWRWSWRPRVCGYTLCESSKDELYTVT; encoded by the exons ATGGAGGCCTGCTTTCTGCGCTGGTTGCTGTTCGTCGCGCTGACAGCCTGGACGTTAGGAGACG ACGGACAAGTGACTTTTGAGTCCGAGCTGTCGTCCAAACCCGCTCAGAAGTTGTCAAAGTATGGCTGGTACGCCAACGTCAGGCTGCAGAGGTTCCACATACCGGAGCAGACCGCCATCGCTCGCTGGCTCTTCTCAGTCAAAAAGGGCCACAGCTTCAACTGTGGGCAGCACAATGTCAGCAT ccaCCTCCGATGGGGCGCCCCTCCCGTCATAAACCCAACAGAGACTGTGTTTCCAAATGCCACGCTGTGGGGCCCCTCCTTGTCCCTGACTCTACCGGTAACCTCCCAGAGCTCCACGACCTTTAACCTCTCCGATCCGGCCCCAGGGGACTGGTTTGTCGCTGCGCATTTACCGGAGGACGACGGGCGCATAGAGCAGAAG GGGTTCCCGTCCTGCTCCTATTACTTCCAGCCCCAGCTGTCGGTCAGGAGAGCGGCGGACACGCCCGTTCTGCACCAGGGAACCGTCCTGACTCAAACCGCAGCCCCCGACAGACCCGCACGTCTCAA GTTGTTTGTGCCAGAGTTTACCTCGTCTCTCTCGGTTTCCGTGGCCGAGTGCTCGTCCGGCGAGGCGTCGGAGGGCGCGGGCTGCTCGCTGCTCCTCAGGCTGGGCTCGGCGACCCTGCAGCACGGCCAGACGGAGCTGAACTGCTCCGGCGTCAGCTGCTCCGCGTCCCTCTCTAACCCTCCGTGGGACTCGTGGCTGCGGGTCGTTGTGGAGAGCAGCCAAGTCAACCGAACTGTAACCTTCAGGGTTGGATTCAACTACACAG TGGGATGTAAGCCAAAGAGCGTAGGCCTCACAGCGGACGATGACATCACAAAGCTACTCGGCAAGAGCAGCGTCTCCAACGCCACGGCGACGGGGAACGGCTCGGCGCCGGCTCCTCCGGCGTCCGCGTGCGTGTGGAGCGTCCCCGTGCTCTACGAGGAGCTGGACGTTCTGTCGCTGCGGTACACCCCCATCAACGGCTCCAACGTCAGCGTCACGGAAACGCACCCGACGCTGCTCACCTACCCGCTGCCCCCGCAGGCCACCGGGGGAACGCTCAACCTGCAGCTCACGCTCAATTCT ACTAATGCAACTTTGGGGAATAACAGCATCGTGGCCTGTTTCTCTGCCTGGGCTCCAGTCCTCCAACTCAACCACTCTGAACCCTGCAGAACAG CTTTGTTTGGGGGATACGCCGTCGGGATCAATGTCAGCGTCCCTAAAGCTGTGGTCAGGCTGCCTTTTCCTCAGTCCACAACATGGTACCTCACCCTGCAGCTCCTATGCAACAG CAGTGACTGCGGTAACGCCTCGGTGGTGTATGTGGTCCCGGAGGTGTCCGTCAGCGCCTGTGTGGACGACTGCGGGCCGTATGGTGAATGTAGGCTGCTGAGATCCTACACATACCTGTACTCTGCCTGTGTTTGCTCtgcag GCTGGAAAGGTTGGGGCTGCACCGACGGCTCCACCGCTCAGTCGTACGCCCGCCAGCTGACGGCAACCATGTTGCTGACGCTCAGCAACCTGTTCTTCCTGCCCGCCATCGTGGTCGCCATCAGACGCTCCTACATCACCGAGGCCTTCGTCTACCTCTTCACCATGTCCTTCTCTACG TTCTACCACGCCTGCGACCAGCCAGGCGCTGTGGTCCTGTGCATCATGGACTACGACGCCCTGCAGTACTGCGACTTCCTCGGCTCCATCTGCTCCATCTGGGTCACCATCCTCTGCATGGCTCGCCTGGGAGACACAGCCAAATAC ACTCTGTTTCTGCTCGGGGCCTTGCTCATAGCCATGTCAATGCAGCTGGACCGCAAGGGCCTGTGGAACCTGCTGGGCCCCATCCTCTGTGCCATACTTCTCATGGTCACTTCCTGG GTGTACAGGGGCGTCCGCCGGCGACACTGCTACCCGCCCTCCTGGCGCCGCTGGGTCTTCTACCTCCTGCCCGGAGCGCTGTGCGCCCTCATCGGAGTGTGCCTGTACGTCTTCGCCGAGACGGAGAGCAACTACTACTACACGCACTCGCTGTGGCACATCCTGGTGGCCAGCTGCGTGGTGTTCCTGCTGCCGCCGAGGGAGAAGGACCGGAAGGCGCTGGGCTGGAGCCGGGGCTTCAGCtggagctggaggtggagctggAGGCCGCGGGTTTGTGGATACACGCTCTGCGAGAGCAGCAAAGACGAACTCTACACGGTCACATAG